Proteins from a single region of Methanoculleus horonobensis:
- a CDS encoding UPF0058 family protein — translation MQKEELLHLHMLLVHIRKYYETTTGEDVPTDQYNALHISPVHIHKNKITHKKAILTLGGEIVHHIRANHNPYIEYHADFQSERIATEH, via the coding sequence GTGCAAAAGGAAGAGCTGCTCCACTTACATATGCTATTAGTCCACATCAGAAAGTACTATGAAACCACAACAGGGGAGGATGTCCCTACCGACCAGTACAACGCTCTCCACATCTCACCCGTCCATATCCATAAGAATAAGATCACTCACAAAAAGGCAATTTTAACGCTTGGGGGCGAGATCGTCCACCACATCCGGGCCAACCACAATCCTTACATCGAGTATCACGCTGATTTTCAGTCCGAACGTATTGCAACCGAACATTAA